One stretch of Hymenobacter chitinivorans DSM 11115 DNA includes these proteins:
- a CDS encoding DinB family protein, with protein MDHATRLTLVTELRHLLEKGFAHGALEDACAGIPADKLNQRLPQVPYTIWELVEHIRIAQYDILDFSRNPAYETLDWPAAYWPDPAQPADEAAFQRTVQQISHDREEFLQLLQDPALDLLAPFPHGTGQSLLREAMLIADHNSYHLGQLILLRRLLGIWE; from the coding sequence ATGGACCACGCGACCCGCCTTACCCTCGTCACTGAGCTGCGCCACCTGCTCGAAAAAGGCTTTGCCCACGGCGCCCTCGAAGACGCCTGCGCGGGCATCCCCGCCGATAAGCTCAACCAGCGCCTGCCCCAGGTGCCCTACACCATCTGGGAGCTGGTCGAGCACATCCGCATTGCCCAGTACGACATCCTCGACTTCAGCCGCAACCCCGCCTACGAAACCCTCGACTGGCCCGCTGCCTACTGGCCCGACCCCGCCCAGCCCGCCGACGAGGCCGCCTTCCAGCGCACCGTGCAGCAGATCAGCCACGACCGGGAAGAGTTTCTCCAGCTCCTCCAAGACCCCGCCCTCGACCTACTGGCCCCCTTCCCCCACGGTACCGGCCAGAGCCTGCTGCGCGAAGCCATGCTCATCGCCGACCACAACAGCTACCACCTCGGCCAGCTCATCCTGCTGCGCCGCCTGCTCGGCATCTGGGAATAG
- a CDS encoding DinB family protein has product MLTATLTPLAQALLPELDHELALTRRVLSRLPEAQFGWQPHPKSMTLTVLATHISDLLGGIAMTMQSTELDLEQYDAVNDGPAATLAELLTRLEASGASAAEAISNATTEDFAEPWTLRHGPTVLLSQPRADIVRHLLSHLIHHRGQLSVYLRLLEVPVPYIYGPSADEATNPG; this is encoded by the coding sequence ATGCTGACTGCCACCCTTACCCCCCTTGCCCAGGCCCTGCTGCCCGAACTCGACCACGAACTGGCCCTCACCCGCCGGGTGCTCAGCCGCCTGCCCGAAGCCCAGTTTGGCTGGCAGCCCCACCCCAAGTCGATGACGCTCACCGTGCTGGCCACCCACATCAGCGACCTGCTCGGCGGCATTGCCATGACCATGCAAAGCACCGAGCTGGATCTGGAGCAGTACGACGCCGTCAACGACGGGCCGGCCGCCACCCTGGCCGAGCTGCTGACCCGGCTGGAAGCCAGCGGGGCCAGTGCCGCCGAGGCCATCAGCAACGCTACAACCGAAGACTTTGCCGAGCCCTGGACCCTGCGCCACGGCCCCACGGTGCTGCTCAGCCAGCCCCGGGCCGACATCGTGCGTCACCTGCTCAGCCACCTGATTCACCACCGCGGGCAGCTGAGCGTGTATTTGCGCCTGCTCGAGGTGCCCGTGCCCTACATCTACGGCCCCTCCGCCGACGAAGCCACCAACCCCGGGTAA
- a CDS encoding cupin domain-containing protein, giving the protein MPTPESLLGPMKGATRREVGGVQVDVVQTGAARVKRIVYPVGFRWSRNLKEIVGTPLCMHAHVGFLAAGQINIQYADGVVEEFVAPQAVAIEPGHDGWVVGEEPAILIEFDFEGETVDRLQLPLLHSPSAIS; this is encoded by the coding sequence ATGCCTACCCCAGAATCACTGCTTGGTCCGATGAAAGGTGCTACCCGCCGCGAAGTAGGCGGGGTGCAGGTGGATGTGGTTCAGACCGGGGCAGCCCGGGTGAAGCGCATCGTGTACCCGGTCGGGTTTCGGTGGTCCCGGAACCTGAAGGAAATTGTGGGCACCCCGCTGTGCATGCACGCCCACGTAGGTTTTCTGGCTGCCGGCCAGATCAACATTCAGTACGCCGACGGGGTCGTCGAGGAGTTTGTGGCCCCCCAGGCCGTGGCCATCGAGCCCGGGCACGACGGCTGGGTAGTGGGCGAGGAGCCGGCCATCCTGATTGAGTTCGACTTCGAGGGCGAAACCGTGGACCGCCTGCAGCTGCCGCTGCTGCACAGCCCCAGCGCCATTTCGTAG
- a CDS encoding STAS domain-containing protein, with protein MRPTPQNFSSVQPLLPTTLVNLDTTPATQLVRRLQRTRQAPPRLLIDCGSLRCLRTLGVSHVISELLVLHRAGAHVWLRNVNPVLYHCLALLKLTDVFHLLPAA; from the coding sequence ATGCGTCCTACTCCTCAGAATTTTTCGTCGGTCCAGCCCCTGCTGCCCACCACCCTCGTCAACCTGGATACCACGCCGGCCACGCAGCTGGTGCGCCGCCTGCAGCGCACCCGGCAGGCCCCGCCCCGCCTCCTCATCGACTGCGGCAGCCTCCGGTGCCTGCGCACGCTCGGAGTCAGCCACGTTATTTCCGAGCTGCTGGTTTTGCACCGGGCCGGGGCCCACGTGTGGCTGCGCAACGTAAACCCGGTGCTCTACCACTGCCTGGCCCTGCTCAAGCTCACCGACGTGTTTCACCTGCTGCCCGCCGCCTAG
- a CDS encoding helix-turn-helix transcriptional regulator — protein sequence MNRFDRITALLIQLQAKRVVKGPELAQRYGVSLRTIYRDLRTLEEAGVPLCGEAGVGYSLAEGYRLPPVMFSREEATALLTAEKLASQLTDAHTAQLNGSAMDKLRAVLRRTDRDFLEDLSPRITILKTGRPGTPVIPPASNTHQALLQAVAEKRVVGLDYRAGYQATASQREIEPIGVYFGHYWHVVGFCRLRQEFRDFRLDRIVGLHLRPEHFAPRPDTLQTYWQQLAERRQTQPLVVRFAPCAVARVQENKHHFGAAQELTTASGELEITFLTGQPCYLARWLLLFAGQATIVSPPELREQVRELAQQAFQHFG from the coding sequence ATGAACCGCTTCGACCGTATCACCGCCCTCCTCATTCAGCTCCAGGCCAAGCGCGTGGTAAAGGGCCCCGAGCTGGCCCAGCGCTACGGCGTGAGTTTGCGCACCATTTACCGCGACCTACGCACCCTGGAAGAAGCCGGGGTGCCGCTCTGCGGGGAGGCGGGCGTGGGCTACAGCCTGGCCGAGGGCTACCGCTTGCCCCCGGTCATGTTCTCGCGCGAGGAAGCCACGGCCCTGCTCACGGCCGAAAAGCTGGCCTCCCAGCTCACCGATGCCCACACGGCCCAGCTCAACGGCTCGGCCATGGACAAGCTGCGGGCCGTGCTGCGCCGCACCGACCGGGACTTTCTCGAAGATTTGAGTCCGCGCATTACCATTCTCAAAACCGGCCGGCCCGGCACGCCCGTCATTCCGCCGGCTTCCAATACTCACCAGGCTCTGCTCCAGGCCGTTGCCGAAAAGCGCGTCGTGGGCCTCGACTACCGGGCCGGCTACCAGGCCACGGCCTCCCAGCGCGAGATTGAGCCCATCGGGGTGTATTTCGGGCACTACTGGCACGTGGTGGGCTTCTGCCGCCTGCGCCAGGAGTTCCGCGACTTCCGCCTCGACCGAATCGTGGGCCTGCACCTGCGCCCGGAGCACTTCGCGCCCCGCCCCGACACGCTCCAGACCTACTGGCAGCAGCTGGCCGAGCGGCGCCAGACCCAGCCCCTGGTGGTGCGGTTTGCGCCCTGCGCGGTGGCCCGGGTGCAGGAAAATAAGCACCACTTCGGGGCGGCCCAGGAGCTGACCACGGCCAGCGGGGAGCTGGAAATCACCTTCCTGACCGGGCAGCCCTGCTACCTGGCCCGCTGGCTGCTGCTCTTTGCCGGCCAGGCCACCATCGTTTCGCCGCCGGAGCTGCGGGAGCAAGTGCGGGAGTTGGCCCAGCAGGCCTTTCAGCATTTTGGCTGA
- a CDS encoding protein adenylyltransferase SelO, whose protein sequence is MPTSLPTIDTAPFQNSFVDEMRGEASFDNRPRQVPGYHYSRVQPTPVQDPRLLAWSDELAAYLGLARPAERGPAVDALAGNLVTDTMKPFAARYGGHQFGSWAGQLGDGRAISLGEVTATDGTPWEIQLKGAGPTPYSRRADGRAVLRSSLREFLCSEAMHYLGVPTTRALSLVRTGDLVVRDMFYNGNPQAEPGAIVARVAPTFVRFGNFQMMASAGELDNLRALADYVIRRYYPELGEPTGPEVYVRWFEEISRRTAVMLAHWMSVGFVHGVMNTDNMSILGLTIDYGPYGWLEPYDPDWTPNTTDFGSRRYAYGQQPNVGLWNLWQLARALAHLVPDPELLRPGLDLYSSTFEATRHAMMLRKLGLTSRNEADDKALFEALHEALAESEVDMTLFFRHLSHAAPAVRQDPAAAAAAWRELLAAATYSASPEEEQKLRSWLSHYQQRLQQETAAPEAIREMMLAANPKYVLRNYLAQQAIEAAEAGDLTVLERLMTVLKTPFAEQPEHEELAAKRPDWAREKPGCATLSCSS, encoded by the coding sequence ATGCCTACTTCCTTGCCAACGATAGATACCGCCCCGTTTCAGAACTCCTTCGTGGACGAAATGCGCGGCGAAGCTTCCTTCGACAACCGCCCGCGCCAGGTGCCGGGCTACCACTATTCCCGGGTGCAACCCACGCCCGTGCAGGACCCGCGCCTGCTGGCCTGGTCCGACGAGCTGGCCGCCTACCTGGGCCTGGCCCGGCCCGCCGAGCGGGGCCCGGCCGTGGATGCGTTGGCCGGCAACCTGGTGACGGATACCATGAAGCCCTTTGCCGCCCGCTACGGCGGCCACCAGTTCGGCTCCTGGGCCGGGCAGCTCGGCGACGGGCGCGCCATTTCCCTGGGCGAAGTCACGGCCACCGATGGCACGCCCTGGGAAATTCAGCTCAAGGGCGCCGGGCCCACGCCCTACTCGCGCCGGGCCGACGGGCGGGCCGTGCTGCGCTCCTCCCTGCGCGAATTCCTCTGCAGCGAGGCCATGCACTACCTGGGCGTGCCCACCACCCGGGCCCTGAGCCTGGTGCGCACCGGCGACCTGGTGGTGCGGGATATGTTCTACAACGGCAACCCCCAGGCCGAGCCCGGCGCCATCGTGGCCCGGGTGGCGCCTACCTTCGTGCGCTTCGGCAACTTCCAGATGATGGCCTCGGCCGGGGAGCTGGACAACCTGCGGGCCTTGGCCGACTACGTCATCCGGCGCTACTACCCCGAGCTGGGGGAGCCCACGGGGCCGGAGGTATACGTGCGCTGGTTTGAGGAAATCAGCCGCCGCACGGCCGTCATGCTAGCGCACTGGATGTCGGTGGGCTTCGTGCACGGGGTCATGAACACCGACAACATGAGCATCCTGGGCCTCACCATCGACTACGGCCCCTACGGCTGGCTGGAGCCCTACGACCCCGACTGGACGCCCAACACCACCGACTTCGGCTCCCGGCGCTACGCCTACGGGCAGCAGCCCAACGTGGGCCTCTGGAACCTGTGGCAGCTGGCCCGGGCCCTGGCGCACCTCGTGCCCGACCCCGAGCTGCTGCGCCCCGGCCTGGATTTGTACTCCTCTACTTTCGAGGCCACCCGCCACGCTATGATGCTGCGCAAGCTGGGCCTGACCAGTCGGAACGAGGCCGACGACAAGGCCCTGTTCGAAGCTTTGCACGAAGCCCTGGCCGAGTCGGAAGTAGACATGACCCTGTTTTTCCGCCACCTTTCGCACGCCGCCCCCGCCGTGCGGCAAGACCCGGCCGCGGCCGCGGCGGCGTGGCGGGAGCTGCTGGCGGCGGCCACCTACTCGGCCTCGCCCGAGGAAGAACAGAAGCTGCGGAGCTGGCTGAGCCACTACCAGCAGCGCCTGCAGCAGGAAACGGCCGCGCCCGAAGCCATCCGGGAAATGATGCTGGCCGCTAACCCCAAGTACGTGCTGCGCAACTACCTGGCCCAGCAGGCCATTGAGGCCGCCGAAGCCGGCGACCTGACGGTGCTGGAGCGGCTGATGACGGTGCTCAAAACGCCCTTCGCCGAGCAGCCCGAGCACGAGGAGCTGGCCGCCAAGCGCCCCGACTGGGCCCGCGAAAAGCCCGGCTGCGCCACGCTCTCCTGCAGCTCGTAG
- a CDS encoding SDR family NAD(P)-dependent oxidoreductase produces the protein MANEQKFALVTGATSGIGYELAKLLAQDKYNLVIVARNQPELASTAAELTQQYGVRVVPLAKDLFQRQAPFEVYEEVKAQGIEVEVLVNDAGQGQYGEFIETDINRELDIIQLNIGAYVVLTKCFLKEMVARGSGKILQVSSIGGELPGPLQSVYHGTKAFVTSFTEAIREETKDSGVTITALLPGVTDTDFFRKADMEQSKLVAEGSKADPAKVAKDGYEALLAGKDKIVSGLKNKVQVAISNVIPDDLVAANMHQQGKPVDDESK, from the coding sequence ATGGCTAACGAACAGAAATTTGCCCTCGTCACGGGGGCCACGAGCGGTATTGGCTACGAGCTGGCCAAGCTCCTGGCGCAGGATAAGTACAACCTAGTTATTGTGGCCCGCAATCAGCCGGAACTGGCCAGCACAGCGGCCGAGCTGACCCAGCAATACGGCGTGCGGGTGGTGCCCCTGGCCAAGGACTTGTTTCAGCGCCAGGCTCCGTTTGAGGTCTACGAGGAAGTGAAGGCCCAAGGCATCGAGGTGGAAGTGCTGGTCAACGACGCCGGCCAGGGCCAGTACGGCGAGTTTATCGAAACCGACATCAACCGGGAATTGGACATCATCCAGCTCAACATCGGGGCCTACGTGGTGCTCACCAAGTGCTTTTTGAAGGAAATGGTGGCCCGGGGCTCGGGCAAGATTCTGCAGGTGTCGTCCATCGGCGGGGAATTGCCCGGGCCGCTGCAGTCGGTGTACCACGGCACCAAGGCCTTCGTGACGTCCTTTACCGAGGCCATCCGGGAAGAAACCAAGGATTCGGGCGTGACCATTACGGCCCTGCTGCCGGGCGTGACGGACACCGACTTCTTCCGCAAGGCCGACATGGAGCAGTCCAAGCTGGTGGCCGAGGGCAGCAAGGCCGACCCGGCCAAAGTGGCCAAGGATGGCTACGAAGCCCTGCTGGCCGGCAAGGACAAGATTGTCTCGGGCCTGAAAAACAAGGTGCAGGTGGCCATCAGCAACGTCATTCCCGATGACCTGGTGGCGGCCAACATGCACCAACAAGGCAAACCCGTGGACGACGAGAGCAAGTAG
- a CDS encoding YncE family protein produces the protein MLKTLPYLLLLFLLATACNSADDKGADPAPLTTSIALQAPVLLNDSTAQLSWSALNNPNFQEYRLKRWEVLNDPTAATFTVRPNSLSSPTVAYPDATLPYADDVQYQVVGVLTSGQTIESNTVTLHRPGVHIARAPIYDVLFDEPSRTLYFVGNTGTISQYSLAFQQITKTIQVGQNINYGSLATFRGRRELYLPTQNGRVLIYDAATLTPLDELRVEPVPAPHGLTSVLASHDRLYISTGPYNGPTLRVYDRATKAPLPYQNNLDWYSQRLYPVPGTSDTELVGMAQYVFPMFHTYYSFSAGGAFLGTQQNVSQRNHQTDGRIFAFFPDGQRYISGAYGDVYSKTTAYLSGLPRLPTTFTCYGPDAATQTLYAGTTDRRIYAFGLQAPHPLLHTRKTRFYPFKILKDPAGGFITLSIDTPIEAFFLNTTFYDAKVLVEHLD, from the coding sequence ATGCTCAAGACGCTACCCTACCTGCTACTGCTATTTCTCCTTGCTACCGCCTGCAACTCCGCCGATGACAAAGGCGCCGACCCCGCGCCCCTGACGACCAGCATTGCCCTGCAAGCACCCGTGCTGCTCAACGACAGCACCGCCCAGCTCAGCTGGTCGGCCCTGAACAACCCCAACTTCCAGGAGTACCGCCTCAAGCGCTGGGAAGTGCTCAACGACCCCACCGCGGCCACTTTTACCGTACGCCCGAACAGCCTCAGCAGCCCCACCGTTGCCTACCCCGACGCCACCCTGCCCTACGCCGACGACGTCCAGTACCAGGTGGTCGGGGTCCTGACCTCGGGCCAGACCATCGAGAGCAACACCGTTACCCTGCACCGCCCCGGCGTCCATATTGCCCGCGCCCCCATCTACGACGTGCTCTTCGATGAGCCGAGCCGCACCCTGTACTTCGTCGGCAACACCGGCACCATCAGTCAGTACAGCCTGGCGTTCCAGCAGATAACCAAAACCATCCAGGTCGGCCAGAACATCAACTACGGCAGCCTGGCCACTTTCCGGGGGCGGCGGGAGCTCTACCTGCCCACCCAGAACGGCCGCGTGCTCATCTACGACGCGGCCACCCTCACCCCGCTCGACGAGCTGCGGGTGGAGCCCGTGCCCGCGCCCCACGGCCTGACCTCGGTGCTGGCCAGCCACGACCGGCTCTACATCAGTACCGGCCCCTACAACGGCCCCACCCTGCGCGTCTACGACCGGGCTACCAAGGCCCCGCTCCCCTACCAGAACAACCTCGACTGGTACAGCCAGCGCCTCTACCCGGTGCCCGGCACCAGCGACACCGAGCTGGTGGGCATGGCCCAGTACGTCTTTCCCATGTTTCACACCTACTACAGCTTCTCGGCCGGCGGCGCCTTCCTGGGCACCCAACAAAACGTTTCGCAGCGCAACCACCAGACCGACGGCCGCATCTTCGCCTTCTTCCCCGACGGGCAGCGCTACATCAGCGGGGCCTACGGCGACGTCTACAGCAAAACCACCGCCTACCTCTCCGGCCTGCCCCGGCTCCCGACCACCTTCACCTGCTACGGCCCCGACGCGGCCACCCAAACCCTGTACGCCGGCACTACCGACCGCCGCATCTACGCCTTCGGGCTCCAGGCGCCCCACCCGCTGCTGCACACCCGCAAAACCCGCTTTTACCCCTTCAAAATCCTGAAAGATCCCGCCGGCGGCTTTATCACCCTCAGCATCGACACTCCTATCGAAGCCTTCTTCCTAAACACCACCTTCTACGACGCCAAAGTCCTGGTCGAGCACCTCGACTAA
- a CDS encoding ThuA domain-containing protein, whose amino-acid sequence MKSLLLLSLLTTLLSPPTTPTASAPPPTRPPAILVFYRTAGFHHKSIPDGLRALLQLGQENHFRVDTTALNTRFTAHGLKPYRAVVFLNTTADVLTPPQQTAFEAYIRRGRGFVGIHAATDTEFDWPWFGGLVGAYFVNHPKVQPATVRVLDRQHPATAHLPAAWPRTDEWYNFRNLAPDLTILASVDETTYAGGTNGPTHPFAWYHAYAGGRAFYTAGGHTPESYQDPLFLQHLLGGIRYAMGQ is encoded by the coding sequence ATGAAAAGCCTGCTGCTGCTTTCCCTGCTAACCACTCTGCTCAGCCCGCCCACCACTCCTACGGCTTCCGCGCCACCGCCCACCCGCCCGCCCGCCATCCTGGTCTTCTACCGCACCGCCGGCTTCCACCACAAGTCTATCCCCGACGGCCTGCGCGCCCTGCTCCAACTGGGCCAGGAAAACCACTTCCGCGTCGATACCACCGCCCTCAATACCCGCTTCACCGCCCACGGCCTCAAGCCCTACCGCGCCGTCGTCTTCCTCAACACCACCGCCGACGTACTAACCCCGCCCCAGCAAACCGCCTTCGAAGCCTACATCCGCCGCGGCCGCGGCTTCGTGGGCATCCACGCCGCCACCGATACCGAGTTCGACTGGCCCTGGTTTGGCGGCCTGGTCGGGGCCTACTTCGTGAATCATCCCAAGGTGCAGCCCGCCACCGTGCGCGTCCTCGACCGGCAGCACCCGGCCACGGCCCACCTGCCCGCCGCCTGGCCCCGCACCGACGAGTGGTACAACTTCCGCAACCTCGCCCCCGACCTCACCATCCTGGCCTCCGTCGATGAGACAACCTACGCCGGCGGTACCAACGGCCCCACCCACCCCTTCGCCTGGTACCACGCCTACGCCGGCGGCCGGGCCTTCTACACCGCCGGCGGCCACACCCCGGAAAGCTACCAGGACCCGCTGTTTCTGCAGCACCTGCTCGGCGGCATCCGCTACGCCATGGGCCAGTAG